In Thalassophryne amazonica chromosome 14, fThaAma1.1, whole genome shotgun sequence, one DNA window encodes the following:
- the col8a1a gene encoding collagen, type VIII, alpha 1a: MLPLQNPVILMLLQLALVVYVYGVGYYGHSQQRQPYPPMSYLQHLGLGKEGFPQQQYPGKDVPYLQYPHFRKELPQTPLLKGKEHANKRRSYKGGPDKGQTIPSAAEGIPQGECCTAGPPGPEGPPGPPGNGQPGPEGPPGHPGPPGVPGVGKPGVPGMPGKPGGNGEPGAKGEIGPRGGEGPVGQPGPQGPPGPPGLQGIGKQGVQGLPGQPGPKGEPGLKGLPGIQGLPGPKGDKGMGQPGQLGPPGPPGDVGPAGPRGLPGFGKPGLNGVQGPPGPPGKPGLPGEKGPAGPPGEEGEPGPPGLPSQGKPGQDGLPGKPGMPGAKGDAGPPGLPGKPGLPGFGKPGHLGPKGDKGIHGPPGAKGHKGDRGHDGVPGMLGSTGPQGPPGPAGSIGPQGSIGAPGPKGDSGEGGPKGLDGVKGDSGVQGIPGVDGLPGERGEPGPRGPPGPSGAKGDDGHKGLPGAPGPTGLPGPKGQIGLPGEMGPQGPKGSPGMDGAVGPTGRHGLPGPKGDTGTPGPPGVDGEGMQGLPGPIGPPGKDGLLGPPGQPGQPGPPGLPGPPGTPGLSPDMAGVLSEMGPGLDGIKAGSYKKGTYGGKDAVVMGASGPEIPAFTAVATTSFTPVGTPVVFDKLLYNGRQNYNPQTGIFTCDIPGIYYFAYHIQCKGANVWVTLMRNNDPVMYTYDEYKVGFVDQASGSAVLPLQPGDTVHVQLPSDQAAGLYGGKYMHSSFSGFLLYPM; this comes from the exons ATGCTTCCCCTGCAGAACCCCGTCATCCTGATGCTGCTGCAGCTTGCACTGGTTGTTTATGTTTACGGCGTTGGATACTATGGACACAGTCAACAGCGCCAGCCTTACCCACCGATGTCGTACCTCCAACATCTGGGCTTGGGCAAAGAAGGCTTTCCACAGCAACAGTACCCTGGCAAAGACGTGCCCTACCTGCAGTATCCTCACTTCAGGAAGGAGCTGCCTCAGACGCCTTTGCTGAAGGGCAAAGAGCATGCGAATAAAAGGCGCAGCTACAAGGGGGGTCCAGACAAAG GTCAAACAATCCCTAGTGCTGCTGAAGGAATTCCTCAAGGGGAGTGTTGCACTGCTGGGCCCCCTGGACCAGAGGGTCCTCCAGGACCTCCAGGCAATGGACAGCCTGGTCCAGAGGGACCTCCCGGACATCCAGGTCCACCAGGAGTACCTGGAGTGGGCAAACCAGGTGTGCCAGGTATGCCAGGTAAACCAGGTGGAAATGGGGAGCCTGGAGCAAAAGGAGAGATAGGTCCAAGGGGGGGAGAAGGACCAGTTGGACAGCCTGGTCCTCAAGGTCCCCCAGGACCACCTGGGCTACAAGGAATAGGTAAACAAGGGGTGCAGGGTCTTCCAGGACAACCGGGACCCAAAGGAGAACCAGGTCTCAAAGGTCTCCCAGGAATTCAAGGATTACCAGGACCTAAAGGAGACAAAGGAATGGGACAACCAGGACAGCTTGGTCCCCCAGGGCCTCCGGGGGATGTAGGACCTGCTGGTCCTCGAGGGTTGCCTGGTTTTGGTAAACCTGGATTAAATGGAGTACAAGGACCACCTGGACCACCAGGAAAACCTGGCCTTCCAGGAGAGAAAGGACCAGCTGGGCCTCCTGGGGAAGAAGGAGAGCCTGGCCCACCAGGTTTACCTAGCCAGGGAAAGCCAGGTCAAGATGGCTTGCCAGGCAAACCAGGTATGCCAGGTGCAAAAGGTGATGCAGGGCCACCTGGTTTGCCAGGAAAACCAGGACTGCCTGGATTTGGTAAACCAGGACATTTAGGACCAAAAGGTGATAAAGGTATACATGGTCCTCCTGGAGCCAAAGGACATAAGGGAGATAGAGGCCATGATGGAGTACCTGGTATGTTGGGGAGTACTGGACCTCAAGGTCCCCCTGGCCCTGCAGGATCTATAGGACCACAAGGGAGCATAGGTGCTCCTGGTCCAAAAGGAGACAGTGGTGAAGGAGGGCCTAAAGGGCTTGATGGAGTGAAAGGAGATTCTGGTGTTCAGGGGATTCCTGGTGTGGATGGTCTTCCTGGGGAACGTGGGGAGCCAGGGCCAAGAGGACCACCAGGCCCAAGCGGTGCCAAAGGAGATGATGGGCATAAAGGTTTACCTGGTGCCCCTGGACCGACAGGACTTCCAGGACCTAAGGGACAAATTGGATTACCCGGTGAAATGGGTCCTCAAGGCCCCAAAGGAAGTCCTGGAATGGATGGTGCAGTTGGTCCAACTGGGCGTCATGGTCTTCCTGGCCCAAAAGGAGATACTGGGACACCTGGTCCACCAGGTGTTGATGGAGAGGGGATGCAAGGTCTTCCTGGTCCAATAGGGCCACCAGGAAAAGATGGATTATTGGGACCCCCTGGACAACCAGGTCAGCCTGGTCCTCCTGGACTACCAGGCCCACCTGGAACACCTGGTCTGTCACCTGACATGGCTGGAGTACTCTCTGAGATGGGCCCTGGACTAGATGGTATCAAGGCTGGTAGTTATAAAAAAGGCACATATGGAGGAAAAGATGCAGTGGTAATGGGTGCCAGTGGACCGGAAATACCAGCATTCACAGCTGTAGCAACAACTTCCTTTACGCCAGTCGGCACTCCAGTAGTCTTTGACAAGCTCTTGTACAATGGTCGGCAAAACTACAACCCCCAGACGGGCATTTTCACCTGTGACATCCCTGGGATTTATTATTTCGCCTACCATATTCAGTGCAAAGGAGCAAATGTGTGGGTGACTTTGATGAGGAACAATGACCCTGTAATGTACACATATGATGAGTACAAAGTAGGTTTTGTAGATCAAGCATCAGGGAGTGCAGTACTACCTCTACAGCCTGGGGACACTGTGCATGTTCAGTTGCCCTCAGACCAGGCTGCAGGACTTTATGGTGGCAAGTACATGCACTCTTCATTTTCCGGGTTCTTACTGTATCCAATGTAA